A genomic region of Dickeya solani IPO 2222 contains the following coding sequences:
- a CDS encoding metal-dependent hydrolase — translation MTAEGHLLFAVASAIFAKKAELSPVLAAGDWWHIIPAAMLTALLPDIDHPKSILGQRLKWISVPIARLCGHRGFTHSLLAILAGVYVIRTRLPADWPLPGDVYHAMIVGYLSHIVADMLTTAGVPLLWPCRWRFRLPILNSDKGNQLERLLCVGLILFMLWQPQQPLESWHYGEPARWLQQFSQQLRQLLTL, via the coding sequence ATGACCGCGGAAGGCCACCTCCTGTTTGCCGTAGCCAGCGCAATTTTCGCCAAAAAAGCAGAATTATCGCCCGTTCTGGCCGCCGGCGACTGGTGGCACATTATTCCCGCCGCCATGCTGACAGCGCTGCTGCCCGACATCGACCACCCGAAGTCCATTCTGGGCCAACGCCTGAAATGGATTTCGGTGCCGATCGCCAGGCTGTGCGGCCATCGCGGTTTTACACACAGCCTGCTGGCGATTCTGGCCGGCGTTTATGTTATCCGCACCCGGCTACCCGCAGACTGGCCGTTACCGGGCGATGTCTATCACGCCATGATCGTAGGGTATCTGAGCCATATCGTCGCCGATATGCTGACTACGGCAGGAGTACCGCTGCTGTGGCCCTGTCGCTGGCGTTTTCGTTTGCCCATCCTCAACAGCGACAAAGGAAATCAGTTGGAACGACTGCTGTGCGTGGGTCTGATCCTGTTCATGCTATGGCAACCGCAACAGCCGCTGGAATCCTGGCATTACGGCGAACCGGCGCGATGGCTGCAACAGTTCAGTCAGCAGCTTCGTCAGTTACTGACGCTCTGA